One part of the Patescibacteria group bacterium genome encodes these proteins:
- a CDS encoding sigma factor-like helix-turn-helix DNA-binding protein, with translation MENLLEKIIKEEKTEEINRLNAITIVGNLFADLMDREKDIISRRFGFDGGEGETLEKIGQMHKLTRERVRQIEAASIKKIKKLESLEGHIGALKETVKHLVSEHGGLMRQDYLLDILTVICLELSGQTEGADYEKNRAIYKNHFHFLISRILQDDLETMENADNFNPAYRLKDHDLNHLEDITSDLLKKVDGLKKTVSTEELLDLLKNSEAYTKHQEKLKRDSDLDITKVFKSQIFPDKAEIINNNKILYSLMQAIRNLEQNKYGHWGLADWKEIKPKTINDKIYLVLKNQGDPMHFTEIAKKINEVKFDKKTANAATVHNELILDNRYVLVGRGVYGLREWKK, from the coding sequence ATGGAAAACTTATTAGAAAAAATCATTAAGGAAGAAAAAACCGAAGAAATAAACCGTTTAAACGCTATCACTATTGTCGGTAACCTCTTCGCTGATTTAATGGATCGTGAAAAAGACATTATTTCCCGTCGTTTTGGTTTTGACGGTGGCGAAGGCGAAACCTTGGAAAAGATCGGTCAGATGCATAAGCTGACTCGGGAACGGGTACGCCAGATCGAGGCGGCCAGCATCAAGAAGATCAAAAAACTAGAAAGTTTAGAAGGTCATATCGGTGCTTTAAAAGAAACGGTGAAGCATTTAGTGAGTGAACACGGCGGCCTGATGCGCCAGGATTATTTATTAGATATCTTGACCGTTATCTGCTTAGAGTTAAGCGGCCAGACTGAAGGGGCGGATTATGAGAAGAATCGCGCGATATATAAAAATCATTTTCATTTCCTTATTTCTCGTATTTTGCAAGATGATTTAGAAACCATGGAAAACGCGGATAATTTTAACCCAGCTTATCGTCTTAAGGATCATGATTTAAACCATTTAGAAGATATTACCAGTGATTTATTAAAGAAGGTTGACGGTTTGAAAAAGACTGTCAGTACTGAAGAACTCTTGGATCTTCTGAAGAATTCAGAGGCTTATACTAAGCATCAGGAGAAACTGAAACGTGATTCCGATTTAGATATCACTAAAGTGTTTAAAAGCCAGATTTTTCCGGATAAAGCCGAAATTATCAATAATAATAAGATTTTATACTCCCTCATGCAGGCGATTCGTAACTTGGAACAGAATAAGTATGGCCATTGGGGCCTAGCTGACTGGAAGGAGATCAAGCCCAAGACAATCAACGACAAGATCTATCTAGTCCTGAAGAACCAAGGTGACCCTATGCATTTTACCGAGATCGCCAAAAAGATTAATGAAGTCAAATTCGATAAGAAAACAGCCAATGCTGCTACCGTCCATAATGAACTCATTTTGGACAACCGCTATGTCCTAGTCGGCCGCGGCGTTTATGGCTTAAGAGAATGGAAAAAATAA
- a CDS encoding glycosyltransferase family 2 protein, whose protein sequence is MKLAVGFLTYNESSARYLPDFWPSLQSALSVWGGDYKVLVGDNSESALNPNAVFFNFADPKLEFIWNRANLGFSKGYNRLIARARELEAEYFLVINPDTVLDKEAIKELISALDRDLNLASASPKVLDLHSGRIDTLGLVLKPGLRFADYGQGQEDKGDQPSIIGPSGAAGLFRMSALESIKEKGQYFDERMFMYKEDCDLAYRLFSRGQVSRLVQEAVVYHDRSARVSDPGLLGIIKGRKSKSRQIRQWSFQNQRLIWRKHWSKQNLKNKIIILSLRFLSYLWAIFFERFLFNNRKK, encoded by the coding sequence ATGAAATTAGCGGTCGGGTTTTTAACTTATAACGAATCTAGTGCTCGTTATTTGCCGGATTTTTGGCCGAGCCTTCAATCAGCCTTGTCTGTTTGGGGTGGAGATTATAAGGTTCTGGTCGGCGATAATAGCGAATCAGCGCTTAACCCGAACGCTGTTTTTTTTAATTTCGCAGACCCTAAGCTAGAATTTATTTGGAATCGCGCTAATTTGGGTTTTTCTAAAGGCTATAATCGTTTGATCGCCCGAGCTCGGGAATTAGAGGCGGAATATTTTTTGGTGATAAATCCTGATACGGTTTTAGATAAAGAGGCTATCAAGGAATTAATCAGTGCTTTAGACAGAGATTTGAATTTAGCTTCGGCTAGCCCTAAAGTCCTAGATTTGCATTCTGGCCGGATTGATACCTTGGGTCTGGTCTTAAAACCGGGTTTACGTTTTGCTGATTATGGCCAGGGCCAAGAGGATAAAGGAGACCAGCCGTCGATTATTGGCCCCTCAGGGGCCGCTGGCCTGTTCCGTATGTCTGCCTTGGAGAGCATTAAGGAGAAAGGCCAATATTTTGACGAAAGGATGTTCATGTATAAAGAAGATTGCGACCTAGCCTATCGGCTTTTTAGCCGTGGTCAAGTTTCGCGTCTGGTTCAGGAGGCGGTAGTGTATCATGACCGTAGCGCTCGCGTTTCCGATCCCGGCCTTTTGGGGATAATAAAGGGACGGAAAAGTAAGAGCCGTCAGATAAGGCAATGGTCTTTCCAAAATCAACGCTTGATCTGGCGCAAGCACTGGTCAAAACAAAACTTAAAAAACAAAATCATTATTTTATCCCTCCGCTTTTTAAGCTATTTATGGGCAATATTTTTTGAAAGATTTTTGTTTAATAATAGGAAAAAATAG
- a CDS encoding sugar phosphate nucleotidyltransferase, with translation MRGIILSGGSGTRLRPLTKITSKQLLPIYDRPMIYYPLNTLIRAGIKEILIIIAPERAGDYLNLLGSGKEFGVKFTYEIQDKPEGLAQAFIIGQNFIDNEDVTMILGDNIFEDDFSEEIKNFKGGAKIFAKSVPDPERFGVVKFDENNKAQKIVEKPQEYLSNYAVTGLYVYDSRVVEIAKNMKPSERGELEITDLNNWYLEKNELSVAMVEGEWLDAGTFDSLLKAQNFAKEKLSGKMII, from the coding sequence ATGAGAGGCATCATTTTATCTGGCGGCTCAGGCACTCGTTTGCGCCCTCTGACCAAAATAACTAGCAAGCAGCTGCTTCCTATCTATGACCGGCCGATGATTTATTATCCCTTAAATACTTTAATTCGAGCCGGTATCAAGGAGATCTTAATCATTATAGCGCCGGAAAGAGCGGGCGATTATCTTAACCTTTTAGGTAGTGGTAAGGAATTCGGGGTTAAATTCACCTATGAGATCCAGGATAAGCCCGAAGGGTTAGCTCAAGCTTTCATTATTGGTCAGAATTTCATTGATAATGAAGACGTAACCATGATCTTGGGGGACAATATCTTTGAGGATGACTTTTCTGAAGAAATCAAGAATTTTAAGGGCGGAGCGAAAATTTTTGCTAAATCTGTACCCGATCCGGAGCGTTTCGGAGTTGTTAAATTTGATGAGAATAATAAGGCGCAGAAGATAGTAGAGAAACCACAAGAGTATCTGAGTAATTATGCCGTTACCGGACTTTATGTCTATGATAGCCGCGTGGTTGAAATCGCTAAGAACATGAAACCCAGCGAGAGAGGGGAACTGGAAATAACGGATTTGAACAACTGGTATTTAGAGAAGAATGAATTATCAGTTGCCATGGTTGAAGGCGAATGGCTTGATGCTGGGACTTTCGACAGCCTGCTTAAAGCTCAAAATTTCGCTAAAGAAAAATTGTCTGGAAAAATGATCATATAG
- a CDS encoding NAD(P)-dependent oxidoreductase — MSVLILGGQGNLGTQLSRIFSGSLAWDREDLDFLNFPLLEEKIGQLRPEVIINAVAYNAVDKCEQDSEELDLAYKLNRDLPESLARIAIAIGATLLHYSSDYVFSGDLNKPKFKEDDPVNPVNKYGASKAAGEEAIRRIAAESSLSYFIIRTSKLFGPRGASPLSKSSFFDIMLDLAQNKEEIKVVDEESSCFTYTPDLARATQALLQSPHPAGIYHITNSQAANWFEAAQTLFEIKGLNPRLIAIKGADLNRPARRPLYSILENNNLPNLRAWPEALKEYLNL; from the coding sequence ATGTCAGTTCTTATTCTAGGCGGCCAGGGCAACTTGGGCACGCAACTCAGTCGGATTTTTTCAGGATCTTTAGCCTGGGACAGGGAAGATCTTGATTTTTTAAATTTCCCCTTACTAGAAGAAAAGATCGGTCAGCTCCGGCCGGAAGTCATAATTAATGCCGTCGCCTATAACGCGGTGGATAAATGCGAACAAGATTCAGAAGAATTAGATTTAGCCTATAAACTAAATCGTGATCTGCCAGAATCTTTGGCTCGAATCGCTATAGCGATAGGGGCGACTTTGCTTCATTACTCTAGTGATTATGTTTTTTCCGGCGATTTAAACAAGCCAAAGTTTAAAGAAGATGATCCGGTTAATCCAGTTAATAAATACGGAGCCAGCAAGGCGGCCGGCGAAGAGGCGATCAGGCGCATAGCGGCTGAGTCTAGTTTGTCTTATTTTATCATCCGCACTTCTAAGCTGTTCGGTCCGCGCGGTGCCAGCCCCCTATCTAAATCGAGCTTTTTTGACATTATGCTGGATTTAGCTCAGAATAAAGAGGAAATAAAGGTGGTAGATGAAGAAAGCAGCTGCTTTACTTATACGCCCGATTTAGCTCGAGCTACTCAAGCTCTGCTTCAGTCCCCCCATCCTGCCGGCATTTACCATATTACCAACTCTCAGGCGGCTAATTGGTTTGAGGCGGCTCAAACGCTGTTTGAGATCAAGGGCCTTAATCCACGGCTTATCGCCATTAAAGGAGCAGATTTAAACCGTCCAGCTCGCCGCCCCCTTTATTCGATTTTAGAAAATAATAACTTGCCTAATTTAAGGGCTTGGCCCGAGGCTTTAAAAGAATATTTAAATCTCTAA
- the murF gene encoding UDP-N-acetylmuramoyl-tripeptide--D-alanyl-D-alanine ligase produces the protein MRRLLQLKLKILARLVLQKYQPQIIGITGSIGKTSAKDAIAWVLSYKFSVRASYKNYNNEIGLPLTILGLESGGRSISAWLAVLARALKLLIFTDKNYPKFLILEMGVDRPGDMDYLTKIVKPNIGVVTAVSHSHLEFFGSLSKIQAEKQKLVEQVDNNGLVVLNYDNEATRAMAEASRAKVLSYGFDRGADLVAQEWHGRNFKLSYQGSIVPVFMKQAVGRPAVYAVLAGAALGLHYGLNLLDIAQRLSEFKPPLGRLNLIPALKGATIIDDTYNSSPDSALAALEVLGEMPARRRWAVLGDMLEIGSYSESGHRQVGEKVSELKIDFLISVGPQSRFSAQAALENGLDENHVHTFDSPSEAADFLLGEIENEDLILIKGSQGMRMEKAVKAIMAQPDQAKDLLVRQGAEWD, from the coding sequence ATGCGTCGCCTCTTGCAATTAAAACTAAAAATTTTGGCTCGCCTGGTGCTTCAGAAATACCAGCCTCAGATTATCGGGATTACGGGCAGTATCGGTAAGACTAGTGCTAAAGACGCTATTGCCTGGGTTTTGAGTTATAAATTTTCCGTCCGCGCCAGCTATAAGAACTATAACAATGAAATCGGTTTGCCTTTGACGATCTTAGGCCTAGAGTCCGGCGGGCGGTCTATTTCCGCCTGGCTGGCCGTTTTAGCGCGCGCCCTGAAGCTATTAATTTTTACAGACAAGAATTATCCTAAATTTTTAATCTTAGAGATGGGAGTAGATCGCCCTGGTGATATGGACTATCTGACAAAAATCGTCAAACCTAATATCGGCGTCGTCACAGCTGTCAGCCATTCCCATCTGGAATTTTTTGGCAGCCTATCTAAAATCCAGGCCGAAAAACAGAAGTTAGTCGAACAGGTCGATAATAACGGCCTAGTGGTTTTAAATTATGATAACGAAGCGACTAGGGCAATGGCGGAAGCTAGCCGTGCCAAGGTTCTTAGTTATGGCTTCGATCGCGGCGCTGATTTAGTGGCCCAAGAATGGCATGGCCGGAATTTCAAGCTAAGCTATCAGGGCTCGATTGTGCCGGTGTTCATGAAACAAGCTGTCGGCCGGCCGGCTGTCTATGCTGTTTTAGCTGGAGCCGCCCTGGGCTTGCATTACGGACTTAACTTATTGGATATCGCCCAGCGCTTATCGGAATTCAAGCCGCCTTTGGGGCGCTTGAATCTGATCCCGGCTCTTAAGGGCGCAACTATCATCGATGACACTTACAATTCTTCACCCGATTCTGCTTTAGCTGCCCTGGAAGTTCTAGGAGAAATGCCTGCCCGCCGCCGTTGGGCAGTCTTGGGGGATATGTTAGAAATAGGTTCTTATTCCGAATCTGGCCATCGCCAGGTTGGTGAGAAAGTTTCTGAGCTTAAGATAGATTTTTTAATTAGCGTCGGACCGCAATCTCGGTTTAGCGCTCAGGCAGCTCTAGAGAATGGCTTGGATGAAAACCATGTCCATACTTTTGACTCTCCAAGCGAGGCGGCTGATTTCTTGTTAGGTGAGATTGAAAACGAAGACCTTATTTTAATCAAAGGCTCCCAGGGGATGCGGATGGAAAAAGCGGTGAAGGCTATCATGGCCCAGCCTGACCAGGCGAAAGACCTGTTAGTCAGGCAGGGGGCAGAATGGGATTAA
- a CDS encoding penicillin-binding protein 2, protein MWRDRRTNNRGAVSFQNNRLHLVIAIIFLLCAALIYKLFNLQIKQCDWYTALASSQHQINSQLKPDRGRILISDRLSGQDDKLYPLASSKDFAFLYAVPKDITQAPELAEKLFEFFDLEGLKQLKPEQEIKTDSQASSSETALPESDFDRQKEELIKAYLAKLDKPGDPYEPLKNKLSTEDLLRLYAFLSGRAPGDLEIKNQKVVSKNDGQEVSITGLGFDFKKYRYYPDNNIGAHFLGFVSYVDEEEKGRYGLEEFFNDELFGKYGSLKSERGGTSEVVIVNDREYVKPEAGSDLVLTIDRSVQFAACEKLSEAVKKHGADGGSVIIVEPQSGAILAMCSVPDFNPNNYKEIKDLQIFNNPIISHQYEPGSVFKTITMAAALDQGKVSPSTTYQDPGQMMIKGWNKPISNSDFSTKGAHGLVDMNFVLENSLNTGSIFAMRTIGAKVFSDYVKNFGFGERSGLELGSEANGNIDNLLKNKIKEIDAATASFGQGISVTPLQMVMAYSALANRGELMKPYLVKTIVRPDGHRDEVSPKMVRKVVSEKTAATILAMLANVVESGHSKRAALSGYYIGGKTGTAQVAEGGGYAKDRYIHTFVGIAPIDSPRFVMLTKIDNPKDVEYAEGSVVPLWRDIADFLLKYYQVPKTKAD, encoded by the coding sequence ATGTGGCGTGATCGGCGGACAAACAATCGAGGCGCGGTCAGCTTTCAAAATAATCGCCTGCATTTAGTGATTGCGATTATTTTTTTATTATGCGCCGCTTTGATTTATAAATTATTCAACCTGCAGATTAAGCAGTGCGATTGGTATACCGCCCTCGCTTCTTCTCAACACCAGATAAACAGCCAGCTGAAGCCCGATCGGGGGAGGATCTTGATTTCCGACCGTTTGAGCGGCCAGGATGATAAGCTCTATCCTTTAGCAAGCAGTAAGGACTTTGCTTTTTTATACGCTGTACCTAAAGATATTACCCAGGCACCAGAATTAGCTGAGAAACTGTTTGAATTTTTTGATCTTGAAGGCTTGAAACAGTTGAAGCCAGAGCAGGAAATAAAGACGGACAGTCAAGCTAGCAGCAGTGAAACGGCTCTTCCCGAGTCCGATTTTGATAGGCAAAAAGAAGAGCTTATTAAAGCTTATTTAGCTAAGTTAGATAAACCCGGCGACCCTTATGAGCCTTTGAAGAATAAGCTGAGCACCGAAGACCTGCTTCGTTTGTATGCTTTTTTGAGCGGGCGGGCTCCTGGCGATTTAGAAATTAAAAACCAAAAAGTGGTCAGTAAGAACGACGGTCAGGAAGTAAGCATTACTGGCCTGGGCTTTGATTTTAAGAAATACCGCTATTATCCCGATAACAATATTGGTGCCCATTTCTTAGGTTTTGTCAGTTATGTTGATGAAGAAGAGAAGGGCCGTTATGGCTTGGAAGAATTCTTTAATGACGAGCTCTTTGGTAAGTATGGCTCCCTGAAATCGGAGCGCGGCGGGACGAGCGAGGTGGTGATTGTTAACGATCGAGAATATGTTAAGCCGGAAGCCGGCTCTGATTTAGTTCTAACCATCGATCGGTCTGTACAATTCGCAGCTTGTGAAAAATTAAGCGAGGCCGTTAAAAAACACGGTGCCGACGGTGGCAGCGTCATCATAGTCGAACCGCAGAGCGGAGCGATTTTAGCGATGTGTTCTGTGCCAGATTTCAATCCTAATAATTATAAAGAAATCAAGGATTTGCAAATCTTTAACAATCCGATTATTTCGCATCAATACGAACCTGGTTCGGTCTTTAAAACCATTACCATGGCGGCTGCCTTGGACCAGGGCAAGGTTTCGCCCTCTACTACTTACCAAGATCCTGGGCAGATGATGATCAAAGGCTGGAATAAGCCGATTAGCAATTCTGATTTCTCAACCAAGGGAGCGCACGGCTTGGTCGATATGAATTTCGTTTTGGAAAATTCCTTGAATACCGGTTCCATTTTCGCTATGCGTACTATTGGCGCCAAAGTCTTTTCCGATTATGTAAAGAATTTCGGTTTCGGTGAGCGTAGCGGCCTAGAACTAGGATCTGAAGCTAATGGTAATATTGATAATCTTTTGAAGAATAAGATTAAGGAAATTGATGCTGCCACCGCCTCTTTCGGGCAGGGTATTTCCGTGACGCCTCTGCAGATGGTGATGGCTTATAGCGCCTTGGCTAATCGGGGCGAACTGATGAAGCCTTATCTGGTCAAAACTATAGTCAGGCCGGACGGTCATAGGGATGAAGTCAGTCCTAAGATGGTCAGAAAGGTGGTGAGCGAAAAGACCGCGGCGACGATTTTGGCGATGTTAGCTAACGTCGTCGAAAGCGGCCATTCCAAACGGGCAGCCTTGAGTGGCTATTATATCGGCGGGAAAACCGGGACCGCTCAGGTTGCAGAAGGAGGCGGTTACGCTAAAGATCGTTATATCCATACTTTTGTCGGCATTGCTCCGATTGACAGCCCGCGTTTCGTCATGTTAACTAAGATTGATAATCCTAAGGATGTCGAATACGCTGAAGGTTCAGTCGTGCCCTTATGGCGCGATATTGCCGATTTTCTCCTTAAATATTATCAGGTTCCTAAGACTAAAGCTGATTAA
- the rsmH gene encoding 16S rRNA (cytosine(1402)-N(4))-methyltransferase RsmH yields the protein MYEHVPVMMPEVLASLRAKPGDLVIDGTLGGGGYTLALALAVGAKGQVLSLDLDDLALKNAKKILKEKKVKNVHLVKENFKNIKEAARQVFGEGILVQGIVVDLGLSSAQLADEKRGFSFQGDRPLDMAFGHDGLDTTEIINTYPLLELTRVFREYGEEKFAYQIAKRIVAWRRENRITNTKELRELIVSAIPGRFRHQSIHPATRVFQALRMETNQELRVLEQFLPAALDLLAPGGRLVVVSFHSGEDRIVKNFFRNHSQEELLIVTKKPLVPNQAEIQFNPRSRSAKLRAAIKR from the coding sequence ATGTATGAGCACGTCCCAGTAATGATGCCCGAGGTATTGGCTAGTCTCCGAGCGAAACCGGGCGACCTGGTAATTGACGGTACTTTGGGCGGCGGCGGTTATACTCTAGCTTTAGCGCTAGCCGTCGGAGCCAAAGGCCAGGTGTTATCCCTTGACCTTGATGATTTGGCTTTAAAAAACGCCAAAAAGATATTAAAGGAGAAAAAGGTAAAAAACGTTCATTTAGTTAAAGAGAATTTTAAAAATATTAAAGAGGCGGCCAGACAAGTCTTTGGCGAGGGAATCCTGGTTCAGGGAATAGTGGTCGATCTAGGTTTATCTTCAGCCCAGTTAGCTGATGAGAAAAGAGGATTTTCTTTCCAAGGCGATCGGCCGCTTGATATGGCTTTTGGTCATGACGGCCTAGATACGACTGAAATAATCAATACTTATCCCTTGTTAGAGCTCACCCGGGTTTTTAGGGAATACGGGGAAGAGAAGTTCGCTTATCAGATTGCCAAGAGGATCGTAGCCTGGCGCCGAGAAAACAGGATTACCAACACTAAAGAATTGCGAGAATTGATAGTTAGCGCTATTCCGGGGAGATTCCGCCATCAGTCAATCCATCCAGCCACCCGGGTATTCCAAGCTTTAAGGATGGAGACCAATCAAGAATTAAGAGTTTTGGAACAGTTTTTACCGGCCGCTCTGGACCTACTCGCTCCCGGCGGGCGCTTAGTAGTCGTTTCCTTCCATAGCGGTGAAGATCGGATCGTTAAGAATTTTTTTCGAAACCATAGTCAGGAGGAACTGTTGATTGTAACCAAGAAACCACTTGTTCCGAATCAAGCCGAAATTCAGTTCAACCCCCGCTCTCGCAGTGCCAAGCTGAGAGCGGCGATAAAAAGATAA